A single window of Pseudarthrobacter psychrotolerans DNA harbors:
- a CDS encoding HAMP domain-containing sensor histidine kinase, translated as MTSVDLFTIVAVVLSWALAIGALTVVLQRLLRRTSIVVQILLVVLATVAILVAGMVSAFNAMFISEADLQVMWFILAIASVVAAVVAVLLGVGLARNTNRLAGDAARIGRGEPVAPQRKMTSELSALAAELAATSHKLEESRQREQAVEAARRELVAWVSHDLRTPLASMRAMAEALEDGVAEDVSGYHQRIIGQADQMAVLVNDLLELSKIQAGTLVLDHQQLDLYDVVSDVIADLAPVAASRAIAINGDAVAPTIVVADGASLSRAIRNVILNGILYSVHGSTVSVAVTSTAGEAVVEVRDGCGGIPVEDLPRMLTAGWQKDTGRTKSRYSGAGVGLSMVNGIIQAHRGALEVANIDGGCRFLLRIPAGQQSPGTGI; from the coding sequence ATGACTAGCGTCGATCTGTTCACCATTGTCGCCGTTGTGCTGTCATGGGCATTGGCCATCGGCGCTTTGACAGTGGTGCTGCAGCGGCTGCTCCGAAGGACCTCCATTGTGGTCCAGATCCTACTGGTGGTCCTTGCCACCGTGGCCATCCTGGTGGCCGGGATGGTGAGCGCTTTCAACGCCATGTTCATCTCGGAAGCGGATCTGCAGGTGATGTGGTTCATCTTGGCGATCGCCTCGGTCGTTGCCGCCGTCGTCGCAGTGCTCCTGGGAGTAGGGCTGGCAAGGAACACCAACCGCCTGGCCGGGGATGCGGCCAGAATCGGCCGCGGCGAGCCCGTGGCACCGCAACGGAAAATGACCTCGGAACTGTCCGCGTTGGCCGCCGAACTGGCTGCCACCAGCCATAAACTCGAAGAATCCAGACAACGGGAGCAGGCAGTGGAGGCTGCGCGGCGCGAACTCGTTGCCTGGGTCTCCCACGACCTGCGCACCCCGCTGGCCAGCATGCGCGCCATGGCCGAGGCGCTGGAGGATGGCGTAGCCGAGGACGTGTCCGGCTACCACCAAAGAATCATTGGCCAGGCCGACCAGATGGCCGTACTGGTCAATGACCTGCTCGAGCTCTCCAAGATCCAGGCCGGGACCTTGGTGCTGGATCACCAGCAATTGGACCTGTACGACGTCGTCAGTGACGTCATCGCCGACCTCGCCCCTGTCGCGGCCAGCCGGGCCATTGCCATCAACGGCGACGCCGTCGCCCCCACCATAGTTGTCGCCGATGGGGCATCATTGTCCCGGGCCATCCGCAATGTGATCCTCAACGGCATTCTGTACAGCGTCCATGGCAGCACCGTGTCCGTTGCCGTAACCTCCACAGCCGGCGAAGCGGTGGTGGAGGTCCGCGACGGCTGCGGCGGGATCCCGGTGGAGGACCTTCCCCGGATGCTCACCGCGGGCTGGCAGAAAGACACCGGACGCACCAAATCGCGCTATAGCGGCGCAGGGGTTGGCCTGAGTATGGTCAACGGCATCATCCAGGCTCACCGTGGCGCCCTGGAAGTCGCCAACATTGACGGTGGGTGCAGGTTTCTGTTACGAATACCAGCCGGGCAGCAGAGCCCGGGAACGGGCATCTAG
- a CDS encoding methyltransferase domain-containing protein — protein sequence MNTPGAATDTGTWTGSAPSGGTIPVSFFGQGGHEPYAGSLSVGLGLLTLRPESDGPESAGPVHFSMLGWSAPATACERELLRTLRGPVLDVGCGPGRMLAAARELGLMAMGVDTSAPAVLLATSLGAAAIHGSVFDQVPHEGAWGSALLLDGNIGIGGNIRVLLERIASLLAPGGQALAEAETSDSLDVAYLAVLEDSAGRASAAFPWARAGAKALAAHAARAGLASVATRTVQGRVFLTLERRA from the coding sequence ATGAACACACCGGGAGCCGCCACCGATACCGGGACCTGGACAGGCAGCGCACCTTCAGGCGGCACCATCCCGGTTTCCTTCTTTGGCCAAGGAGGACACGAGCCCTACGCTGGCAGCCTGTCCGTCGGCCTGGGGCTCCTGACCCTCCGCCCGGAGTCGGACGGGCCGGAATCCGCCGGGCCGGTCCATTTCAGCATGCTCGGCTGGTCCGCCCCGGCCACCGCCTGCGAACGGGAGCTGCTGCGAACACTCCGCGGGCCGGTTCTCGATGTGGGCTGCGGCCCAGGCCGGATGCTGGCCGCTGCACGGGAACTGGGCTTGATGGCCATGGGCGTTGACACGAGCGCCCCCGCGGTTCTGCTGGCCACCAGCCTCGGGGCCGCCGCGATCCATGGCTCCGTCTTTGACCAGGTCCCGCACGAGGGAGCTTGGGGTTCGGCCCTGCTGCTCGACGGCAACATCGGCATCGGCGGGAACATACGGGTGCTGCTGGAGCGTATTGCCTCACTGCTGGCCCCGGGCGGGCAGGCGCTGGCAGAGGCCGAAACCTCCGATTCACTCGACGTGGCCTACCTGGCCGTGCTGGAGGATTCGGCCGGACGGGCCAGCGCTGCCTTTCCCTGGGCCCGTGCCGGTGCGAAAGCGCTAGCCGCGCATGCGGCCCGGGCGGGGTTGGCCTCCGTCGCCACCCGGACTGTTCAGGGCCGGGTCTTCCTGACGCTGGAACGTCGGGCGTAA
- a CDS encoding Lrp/AsnC family transcriptional regulator: MQGLDGTDTRLLSALARDPRRTVVALAQKLGLSRNTVQARMAQLEKKHVFLSFERRINPVSLGYPLMAFISVHVQQQKLGQLAHDLAGIPEILEGYGLTGSADLLLRVVALDAEDLFRINGKILACDGVDRTDTALAMGELIPFRIQPLLERGSGDA, encoded by the coding sequence ATGCAAGGTTTGGATGGCACAGACACGAGGCTGCTCTCGGCCCTCGCCCGCGACCCCCGGCGGACGGTAGTGGCATTGGCACAGAAGCTGGGGCTGTCCCGGAACACCGTGCAGGCGCGCATGGCCCAGCTGGAGAAGAAGCACGTATTCCTGTCCTTTGAACGGCGGATCAACCCGGTGTCGCTGGGCTATCCGCTCATGGCGTTCATTTCCGTCCATGTCCAGCAGCAGAAACTGGGACAGCTGGCCCATGACCTCGCCGGCATCCCGGAAATCCTGGAAGGTTACGGCCTCACCGGCTCCGCTGACCTCCTGCTCCGGGTGGTTGCCCTGGACGCCGAGGACCTCTTCCGGATCAACGGCAAAATCCTGGCGTGCGATGGAGTGGACCGGACGGACACCGCGCTGGCTATGGGTGAACTCATCCCCTTCCGCATCCAGCCGCTGCTAGAGCGGGGATCCGGAGACGCGTAG
- a CDS encoding sortase, translating into MNSGRRGGLLASAAVGVLLLLPLAGCGTGTPDAGSAPLAPTSPSASAAPATTPAAAPAPPAAAPAAPAVGPVPAVLPASVPVTLEIPAIGVRTNLLSLGLRENRSLEVPKDTGSGAPASWYNGSPTPGERGPAVMLGHVNALGVATGVFANLRQLTPGTEINVSRTDGSIAVFTVDRGATYSKNEFPTLEVYGNTAGSELRLITCDGYDPATGLFDDNYVIYAKLKA; encoded by the coding sequence ATGAATTCCGGTCGCCGCGGAGGCCTTCTGGCCTCCGCGGCGGTTGGAGTTCTGCTCCTTTTGCCTCTGGCCGGCTGTGGTACCGGAACGCCCGACGCCGGTTCCGCACCGTTGGCTCCCACCTCACCGTCGGCGTCGGCTGCTCCCGCCACCACTCCTGCTGCGGCGCCGGCCCCGCCTGCCGCGGCTCCTGCGGCGCCCGCCGTCGGGCCCGTTCCGGCGGTACTGCCCGCCTCCGTACCAGTAACACTTGAGATCCCCGCCATCGGCGTCCGGACCAACCTCCTGAGCCTGGGTCTTCGGGAGAACCGGTCGCTCGAAGTACCGAAGGATACCGGCAGCGGCGCCCCCGCCAGCTGGTACAACGGCTCACCCACCCCCGGCGAACGCGGCCCGGCAGTGATGCTTGGCCACGTGAATGCACTTGGCGTCGCAACGGGCGTTTTCGCCAACCTGCGCCAGCTGACCCCAGGCACCGAGATCAACGTATCCCGAACCGACGGCAGCATCGCCGTGTTCACCGTTGACCGCGGAGCTACCTACAGCAAGAACGAGTTCCCCACACTGGAGGTCTACGGGAACACCGCGGGCTCCGAGCTGCGGCTCATCACCTGCGACGGCTACGACCCCGCCACCGGACTGTTTGACGACAACTACGTGATCTACGCCAAGCTCAAAGCCTGA
- a CDS encoding response regulator transcription factor: MNTVQPDADAADVGNRRILLVEDEATIAQVVHDYLVLAGFQVDMAGDGFSALHLARTHNPDLIILDRMLPGLDGVEVCRRIRLTQSMPIIMLTALGTEDDRILGLEMGADDYVTKPFSPRELVLRVKSVLRRSIKEFTPEPPVELAGFVLNPASRIVRYRTENLTLTAREFDLLAFFLRRPNQVFSRDVLIKAVWGWDFGDLSTVTVHVRRLREKIEANPTTPVLLKTVWGVGYRFDDGTEPGSHD; this comes from the coding sequence GTGAATACTGTCCAGCCCGACGCTGACGCCGCGGATGTTGGCAACCGGCGCATCCTGCTCGTTGAAGACGAGGCCACCATCGCCCAGGTGGTGCACGACTATCTGGTGCTGGCCGGTTTCCAGGTGGATATGGCAGGCGATGGATTCAGCGCCCTGCACCTGGCCCGGACGCACAACCCGGACCTGATCATCCTGGACCGCATGCTTCCCGGCCTGGACGGGGTGGAGGTGTGCCGGAGGATCCGACTCACCCAGTCCATGCCCATCATCATGCTCACCGCGCTTGGCACCGAGGACGACCGCATCCTAGGCCTGGAAATGGGTGCCGACGACTACGTCACCAAGCCCTTCTCACCCCGTGAGCTGGTGCTGCGGGTAAAGTCCGTGCTTCGCCGCAGCATCAAGGAATTCACCCCTGAGCCGCCCGTGGAGCTGGCCGGCTTTGTCCTCAACCCGGCCTCGCGCATCGTCAGGTACCGCACTGAGAACCTCACCCTGACGGCAAGGGAATTCGATCTCCTGGCGTTCTTTCTGCGCCGCCCCAACCAGGTCTTTAGCCGCGACGTCCTCATCAAGGCCGTCTGGGGCTGGGACTTCGGCGATCTCTCCACTGTCACCGTGCACGTCCGCCGGCTGCGCGAAAAAATCGAGGCCAACCCCACCACACCCGTGCTGTTGAAAACGGTGTGGGGCGTGGGCTATCGGTTTGACGACGGCACGGAGCCGGGCAGCCATGACTAG
- a CDS encoding DUF2064 domain-containing protein, with translation MNLTIAVIAKECIPGKAKTRLTPPLTPAQAAALAQVSLSQTLETVRFFPAARRLLVFDGTPHHREAAGFEVVAQSAGRLDERLAAICSLVTGPLLILGMDTPQLSSALLTGLVADWSARTPSQDAWIGLASDGGFWALGLHRPDGGLVRGVEMSTPRTGAHQLARLAGAGLAVGLLPTLTDVDHFADALAAARDCHGTPFAREVDRLALGLPAAAGAPVSVPADAPIGGAARS, from the coding sequence ATGAACCTCACCATCGCCGTCATCGCCAAAGAGTGCATCCCAGGCAAAGCCAAGACGCGCCTCACGCCACCGCTCACGCCTGCGCAGGCGGCAGCCTTGGCCCAGGTCAGCCTCAGTCAGACGCTGGAGACGGTGCGGTTCTTCCCCGCGGCCAGGCGGTTGCTGGTGTTTGACGGGACGCCGCACCACAGGGAGGCTGCGGGTTTTGAAGTGGTTGCCCAGAGCGCCGGCAGGCTCGACGAACGGCTGGCGGCCATCTGTTCCCTGGTCACCGGCCCGCTGCTGATTCTGGGCATGGACACCCCCCAGCTTTCCTCTGCACTACTCACCGGGCTGGTGGCGGACTGGTCCGCCCGGACGCCCTCCCAGGACGCCTGGATCGGTCTGGCCTCGGATGGCGGCTTCTGGGCCCTGGGCCTGCACCGACCCGACGGCGGCCTGGTCCGGGGCGTGGAAATGTCCACCCCGCGGACCGGTGCGCACCAGTTGGCCCGGCTGGCCGGCGCCGGCCTGGCCGTGGGGTTGCTGCCCACTCTGACGGACGTGGATCACTTCGCCGATGCCCTGGCTGCCGCCCGGGATTGCCACGGCACTCCGTTTGCCCGCGAGGTTGACCGTCTGGCCCTGGGGCTGCCGGCGGCGGCGGGGGCGCCGGTTTCGGTGCCGGCCGACGCACCCATCGGAGGGGCGGCCCGGTCATGA
- a CDS encoding molybdopterin-dependent oxidoreductase produces the protein MDRLTTHLQQRMDSVNGRFSSPLRSKRLTVVLGRWLGMAFIVCFVTGLFSHLLQDPPGWMLFLTRPVWLYAATQGIHVTTGIASIPLLAAKLWSVFPELLRWPPLKSVVHGLERASIALFVSASLVEVTIGLLNTFQWYPWPFSFKDVHYWLGWVIIGSLALHIAVKLPLVRAHWSRRSDATALAADTAGAAPAGESVPAAAAPATGPGWSRRGFLAAITASTAVVVLTTAGQSFTWLAGLNFFAPRRMDTGPQEVPINRTAAQAGVAAAALAPDWVLAVSSGSVQKTFTLAQLSALPQYSYGLPIACVEGWSQGAQWRGVRIRDLMAMVGAPVDAVLQISSLEQGGVYGRSFMPAAYSQDEKTLLALELNGAPLDLDHGYPARIIAPGRPGVLQTKWVHKVEVI, from the coding sequence ATGGACAGATTGACCACCCACCTCCAGCAGCGGATGGATTCGGTGAACGGACGGTTTTCGTCCCCCTTGCGGAGCAAACGGCTGACGGTGGTGCTGGGCCGCTGGCTCGGCATGGCGTTCATCGTCTGCTTCGTGACCGGGCTCTTCAGCCATCTCCTACAGGATCCGCCCGGCTGGATGCTTTTCCTTACCCGTCCGGTCTGGCTATATGCAGCCACACAGGGCATCCACGTCACCACCGGGATAGCTTCCATCCCGCTGCTGGCCGCCAAGCTTTGGTCTGTGTTCCCCGAACTGCTGCGTTGGCCGCCGCTGAAATCCGTGGTGCACGGCCTGGAGAGGGCCTCGATTGCCCTCTTCGTGTCCGCCTCGCTAGTGGAAGTCACCATCGGATTGCTAAACACCTTCCAGTGGTACCCCTGGCCGTTCTCCTTCAAAGACGTCCACTATTGGCTGGGCTGGGTGATCATCGGGTCGCTGGCGTTGCACATTGCGGTCAAGCTGCCGCTGGTCCGTGCGCACTGGAGCCGCCGATCGGATGCGACCGCCCTCGCTGCGGATACTGCTGGGGCAGCGCCGGCCGGCGAATCGGTTCCGGCTGCCGCGGCACCTGCCACCGGACCCGGCTGGAGCCGCAGGGGGTTCCTGGCGGCAATCACCGCCAGCACCGCCGTCGTCGTTCTGACGACGGCGGGCCAGTCGTTCACGTGGCTGGCGGGCCTGAATTTCTTCGCGCCCCGCCGGATGGATACGGGTCCGCAGGAGGTACCGATAAACCGGACCGCGGCCCAGGCGGGCGTCGCGGCCGCTGCGCTGGCCCCCGACTGGGTGCTGGCCGTGTCCTCGGGCTCGGTGCAGAAGACGTTTACGCTGGCCCAGCTGAGCGCCCTGCCGCAGTACAGCTACGGGCTGCCCATCGCCTGCGTGGAGGGTTGGAGCCAGGGCGCCCAATGGCGCGGTGTCCGGATCCGGGACCTGATGGCCATGGTGGGGGCGCCGGTGGACGCAGTACTGCAAATTTCCAGTCTGGAGCAGGGCGGCGTCTATGGGCGCTCCTTCATGCCCGCCGCGTATAGCCAGGACGAGAAGACATTGCTGGCGCTGGAGCTCAACGGCGCGCCGCTGGACCTTGACCACGGTTATCCGGCACGCATCATCGCCCCCGGCCGCCCGGGGGTACTGCAGACCAAATGGGTGCACAAAGTGGAGGTGATCTGA
- a CDS encoding NAD-dependent epimerase/dehydratase family protein: protein MRILVTGGAGFIGGHIVDAALARGWEVRILDSLNPAVHPDRPLPNPGAPLLVGDVGDASTVAVALEGIDVVVHQSAKVGLGVDFSDAPEYIRNNDLATAVLLAGMAAAGTDKLVLASSMVVYGEGAYTDSAGRPVRPGPRRVEDLERGIFDPRDPVTGELLLPVLVTEDAALDPGNVYAASKLAQENLASAWARSTGGAAAALRYHNVYGPWMPKDTPYAGVASLFRSALARGEAPRVFEDGGQRRSFIHVADVAEANLCAVEALAAGGVVAPGSMRAYNVGASEVHTIGAMAGVLSAVGGGPVPVITGDFRLGDVRHITASSARAKAELGWAPRHGFEDGMREFATAPLRGDRT, encoded by the coding sequence GTGAGGATTCTGGTCACTGGCGGAGCCGGTTTCATCGGCGGGCACATCGTCGATGCCGCCTTGGCCCGCGGCTGGGAGGTCCGGATCCTGGATTCGCTGAATCCGGCGGTGCATCCGGACCGGCCGCTACCAAATCCTGGCGCGCCCTTGCTGGTGGGCGACGTTGGCGATGCATCCACCGTCGCTGTGGCTTTGGAGGGGATCGACGTCGTGGTCCATCAGAGCGCCAAGGTGGGCCTCGGCGTCGACTTCTCCGATGCACCGGAGTACATCCGCAACAATGACCTGGCCACCGCCGTGCTCCTGGCAGGCATGGCCGCCGCCGGCACGGACAAGCTGGTGTTGGCCTCCTCCATGGTGGTCTACGGCGAGGGTGCCTACACAGACTCCGCCGGCCGGCCGGTGCGGCCCGGCCCGCGCCGGGTGGAGGATCTGGAACGCGGAATCTTTGATCCCCGGGATCCGGTGACCGGCGAGCTTCTGCTGCCGGTACTGGTCACCGAAGACGCGGCGCTTGACCCGGGGAACGTCTATGCTGCCTCCAAACTGGCCCAGGAAAACCTGGCGTCGGCGTGGGCCCGTTCAACCGGAGGCGCCGCTGCGGCCCTGCGGTACCACAACGTCTATGGCCCCTGGATGCCCAAAGACACCCCCTATGCGGGCGTAGCCAGCCTGTTCCGCTCGGCCCTGGCCCGTGGGGAGGCGCCGCGGGTGTTCGAGGACGGCGGCCAGCGCCGCAGCTTCATCCACGTGGCGGATGTGGCCGAGGCAAACCTGTGCGCTGTTGAGGCGTTGGCGGCAGGCGGGGTAGTGGCGCCGGGCAGTATGAGGGCATACAACGTGGGCGCCTCGGAGGTCCACACCATTGGTGCGATGGCCGGGGTGCTGAGCGCTGTTGGCGGCGGACCGGTCCCTGTGATCACGGGGGACTTCCGGTTGGGTGACGTCCGGCACATCACCGCCAGTTCGGCACGGGCCAAGGCTGAACTGGGCTGGGCTCCGCGGCATGGGTTTGAGGACGGCATGCGCGAGTTCGCCACCGCTCCGCTGCGCGGGGACCGGACCTAG
- a CDS encoding glycosyltransferase family 2 protein — MEKEQSTSHDGTGAASGLGTSDDAGGAPAVVVDVVLPCLNERSALPRVLGALLPGYRAIVVDNGSTDGSGTLAASLGAAVVHEPRRGFGAAAHAGLVAATAEFVAFCDCDGSLDPAQLAPMLELVRAGRADLVLGARRPAHGSWPIHARLANIVLSRRLRRLTGIPVTDLGPLRLARRTALLGLDLTDRRSGYPLEMFLKAHHDGWRVAEIPVAYAPRLGKSKVTGTARGTLTALKDMSAQLDAASRWVPGTGAGGRARDRTPADGPPAAPRGATP, encoded by the coding sequence ATGGAGAAAGAGCAGAGCACCTCGCACGATGGAACCGGTGCGGCCAGCGGCCTCGGCACATCGGACGACGCCGGTGGTGCACCCGCCGTGGTGGTGGATGTTGTGCTGCCCTGCCTTAATGAGCGTTCGGCCCTTCCCCGAGTGCTGGGGGCCCTGCTGCCCGGATACCGCGCCATAGTGGTGGACAACGGGTCCACCGATGGTTCCGGCACGCTGGCCGCCAGTCTGGGGGCCGCCGTCGTTCATGAACCGAGGCGCGGCTTTGGCGCGGCAGCCCACGCGGGACTGGTGGCTGCCACGGCGGAGTTTGTGGCCTTCTGCGATTGCGATGGTTCGCTGGACCCTGCTCAGCTCGCCCCGATGCTGGAGCTGGTTCGCGCCGGGAGGGCCGATCTGGTCCTGGGTGCCCGGCGGCCGGCCCACGGCTCCTGGCCGATCCATGCCCGGCTGGCCAACATCGTCCTGAGCCGGCGGCTGCGCCGGTTGACGGGAATCCCCGTCACTGACCTGGGACCGCTTCGCCTGGCCCGGCGCACCGCGTTGCTGGGACTCGACCTCACCGACCGGCGCAGCGGCTATCCGCTGGAAATGTTCCTCAAAGCCCACCACGACGGCTGGCGCGTGGCCGAGATCCCGGTCGCCTATGCGCCGCGCCTGGGCAAGTCCAAGGTGACAGGCACGGCGCGTGGAACCCTGACAGCGCTCAAGGACATGAGTGCACAGCTGGACGCCGCCTCGCGGTGGGTGCCAGGGACGGGCGCCGGCGGACGGGCTAGGGACAGAACACCGGCCGACGGACCCCCAGCCGCGCCCCGGGGAGCGACGCCATGA
- a CDS encoding MTAP family purine nucleoside phosphorylase, translated as MAYLSEPFARIGIIGGTGLYRLAGAAVLETLDAATPFGPPSSPVTIARLAAPDGTGGSDGPVVAFLSRHGVGHSIPPHRINYRANLWALKSLGVEVVLSCAAVGGLVPSHGTGTFAVPDQFLDRTWGRADTFYDGLLSTGVQHLPAAEPYSAPLRAALVAALELQGEDFAPTATMAVINGPRFSTKAESAALIQAGAHLVSMTQYPEPVLAAELNMHFAALAFITDADTGHDGSEPVTAELVLGRLAAAQPRLLAVLSAAVHRVSAALAGMEPAHDGGFPLLALIPADAVATVMGGAVMDPAGPARSGTVRPGTVHNAGRSAQ; from the coding sequence ATGGCCTACCTCTCGGAACCCTTCGCCCGCATCGGCATTATTGGCGGCACCGGCCTGTACCGGCTGGCCGGCGCCGCCGTGCTGGAGACGCTGGACGCCGCGACACCGTTCGGCCCGCCTTCCAGTCCCGTCACCATTGCCCGGCTGGCCGCACCGGACGGCACAGGCGGCTCGGACGGTCCGGTCGTCGCGTTCCTGAGCCGGCACGGCGTCGGGCACAGCATTCCCCCGCACCGGATCAACTATCGTGCCAACCTCTGGGCCCTCAAGAGCCTGGGCGTGGAGGTTGTCCTCTCCTGCGCGGCAGTGGGCGGACTGGTTCCCAGCCACGGGACCGGCACCTTTGCCGTGCCCGATCAGTTTCTGGACAGGACCTGGGGCCGGGCGGATACCTTCTACGATGGCTTGCTGTCCACCGGTGTGCAGCACCTGCCCGCTGCCGAGCCCTACAGCGCCCCGCTGCGAGCAGCACTCGTCGCCGCCCTGGAGTTGCAGGGCGAAGACTTCGCACCGACAGCCACCATGGCAGTCATCAACGGGCCACGGTTTTCCACCAAGGCCGAGTCCGCGGCCCTGATCCAGGCCGGAGCGCATCTGGTCAGCATGACCCAATACCCCGAGCCCGTGCTGGCGGCGGAGCTGAACATGCACTTCGCTGCGCTGGCATTCATCACGGACGCCGACACCGGCCACGACGGTTCCGAGCCCGTGACCGCGGAGCTGGTACTCGGCCGCCTGGCGGCGGCGCAGCCGCGCCTGCTGGCCGTACTGTCCGCCGCGGTGCATAGGGTGTCCGCGGCGCTGGCCGGGATGGAGCCGGCGCACGACGGCGGATTCCCGCTGCTGGCCCTCATACCCGCCGACGCCGTGGCTACTGTGATGGGCGGCGCCGTGATGGACCCCGCCGGCCCAGCCCGATCCGGCACGGTCCGACCCGGCACTGTCCACAACGCCGGACGGAGCGCCCAGTGA
- a CDS encoding glycosyltransferase 87 family protein — MSEPIPRRAHGSQAPGQAGDSPASSGPGGAGATAAALTLVALLAGAVWWTVTTDPSAEWVSPLGTLAAWVLFLPAALMARRIPARHAAAVVLLGSVLLGTAAISAPPATSNDSARYAWDGIVQKVGISPYAHVPADEALRPLRPEWLFQDAGPDGTCHTNPFPTGTETTTNIPGGGTLCTAINRPSVPTVYPAVAELYFLAVRLIPGAETGFIAFQLGGLLLSLAVTVMLLVFLRRTGRPAHQAVWWGWSPLVAFEAINGAHVDALGAALALAAALLLVSRRTLGSGIAFGAAVATKLIPAISAPALLYRRPVRFMAAAVATFAVAYVPYVLASGWAVLGYLPTYLKSEGYDGADSPRFTLLKMVLPADWAAPAALLLLLGLAVYVWRTTDAARPWDGQVFMIGGTLLLVSPSYPWYALLLLPFVVLSRRYEFTAIAPVLTMMYFTGAEPHGQLGARLGLAAAAALIAVATVMRQRRSPGSGRTFTPL, encoded by the coding sequence GTGAGCGAACCAATACCCCGCCGTGCACATGGCAGCCAGGCGCCCGGGCAGGCGGGTGACAGCCCGGCGTCAAGCGGTCCCGGGGGTGCCGGCGCCACAGCGGCGGCACTGACGCTGGTGGCATTGCTGGCGGGTGCCGTCTGGTGGACCGTCACCACCGATCCGTCAGCGGAGTGGGTGTCACCCCTTGGCACGCTGGCGGCCTGGGTACTTTTTCTCCCGGCCGCCCTGATGGCACGCCGGATCCCCGCCCGGCATGCGGCCGCCGTCGTGCTGCTGGGCTCCGTGCTGTTGGGTACCGCGGCGATTTCTGCCCCGCCCGCCACGAGCAATGACTCCGCCCGCTATGCGTGGGACGGCATCGTCCAGAAGGTGGGAATTTCCCCCTACGCCCATGTTCCGGCGGACGAGGCGCTGCGCCCACTGCGGCCGGAATGGCTGTTCCAGGATGCCGGACCGGACGGAACCTGCCATACCAACCCCTTTCCCACCGGCACGGAGACCACCACCAACATTCCCGGCGGCGGCACCCTGTGCACGGCCATCAACCGGCCCTCCGTGCCCACCGTCTATCCGGCCGTGGCGGAGCTCTATTTCCTCGCCGTCCGGCTCATCCCCGGTGCCGAGACGGGGTTCATCGCCTTCCAGCTGGGCGGGCTGCTGCTGAGCTTGGCCGTGACGGTGATGCTGCTGGTATTCCTTCGCCGCACCGGCCGTCCGGCACACCAGGCAGTGTGGTGGGGGTGGTCACCGCTGGTGGCCTTTGAAGCCATCAACGGCGCCCACGTGGACGCACTCGGCGCGGCACTGGCGCTGGCCGCCGCGCTGCTGTTGGTGAGTCGGCGCACGCTGGGTTCCGGGATCGCTTTCGGGGCGGCGGTGGCCACCAAGCTTATTCCAGCCATCAGCGCACCGGCGCTGCTCTACCGCCGCCCGGTCCGTTTTATGGCCGCGGCGGTAGCCACCTTTGCCGTGGCGTATGTACCGTATGTCCTCGCCAGCGGCTGGGCAGTGCTGGGCTATCTGCCCACCTACCTTAAATCAGAGGGTTACGACGGAGCGGACAGCCCGCGCTTCACGCTGCTGAAGATGGTCCTCCCGGCGGACTGGGCGGCGCCGGCGGCACTGCTGCTTCTGTTGGGTCTGGCCGTGTATGTCTGGCGGACCACCGACGCCGCCCGGCCCTGGGACGGGCAGGTTTTTATGATCGGAGGGACGCTGTTGCTCGTCTCGCCCAGCTACCCCTGGTACGCCCTGCTGCTCCTGCCATTCGTGGTGCTGAGCCGGCGCTACGAGTTCACCGCCATCGCCCCTGTGCTGACAATGATGTACTTCACCGGCGCCGAACCACATGGCCAGCTGGGGGCCAGGCTGGGCCTGGCCGCCGCCGCCGCCCTTATCGCCGTGGCCACAGTGATGAGGCAACGGCGTTCCCCGGGTTCAGGGAGGACCTTCACGCCCTTGTGA